Part of the Burkholderia sp. FERM BP-3421 genome, CGAAGCGCCGGCCGTCGCCTCGCTCGTCGCGGCGGTCGTCCGGGAACACGGCTTCGACCGCGAGCGCGTCCATCTCGCGGGCATCTCGGCGGGAGCGGGTCTCGCCACGGTGCTGGGGATCCACTATCCCGCGCTGTTCGCCGCCGTGGGCCTGCACTCGGCGCCCGTGTTCGGCGCGGCCGATTCCACCCTGAGCGCCATGCGCATCATGCGCAACGGCAGTCACGACGATCCGCTGCGCCTGATCGAGGCGTCCGTCGACCTGTCCCGCTATCCGGGCATGCCCGCCATCATCGTCCACGGCGAACTCGACGCCGTCGTCGCGAAGCGCAACGCCGAACAACTCAGCAGCGAATTTGCGCGGCTCAACCGGCTGGTCGATGCGGAAGGCGAGTTGCGCGTCGGCGAGCAGCGAACCTACACCCGCGATGCAGCCGACTATGTGGACTACCTGAAATCCGGCCGGCTCGTCGTGCGGGTTTGCATCGTTCGAGGCCTGGGCCATGCGTGGAGCGGCGGCGATCCTCGCGAAGCGTTTCATTCCGACAAGGGCCCCGACGCAACGGCGATGCTGTGGGACTTCTTTCGACGCCAGCGGCGCGGCTCGACGTGAAGCGTCCGGCGCCCCCCGCGATGCGCGGCGATTCCAGGAGGAATCGACCGTTCGAACGACACCTTGCCGCTCGGGCAAGCGGCGCCGACCCACTGCCGCGCAAGCGCTGACCGGCCATGACAAACGTCGCGCCGCGCGGGCGGCATCGGCCGCCGCGCGAGGCTATCGGCCCCTGCTTGCCGGCGTCGCGCGCCCCAGCCGGCGACATGTCCCGGACCTTCAAAAAAAATGGACAGGAGAACTCCCTGTCCAAAGACCACCAACGCTCACCTTCTCTCGAAACCGGCGGCATGCGCCGCCCGCCAATCAGGGCTTCGTATCCGTCGACGCGGTCAGATCGGCCTCGGTCAACCCGCCGCCCAGCGCCTTGTAAAGCGCAACCGAATTACTGAATTCGGCCAGCCGCAGATCGAGCAAGGTCTGCCGCGCCGCATACAGCTGCCGCTGCGAATCGAGCAACTCCAGCCGCCCCTCGACCCCCGCGCGATAAC contains:
- a CDS encoding extracellular catalytic domain type 1 short-chain-length polyhydroxyalkanoate depolymerase, translated to MPRKKTSVWLSGLDLLSSLTGVRPGKRKAVARKPTTVKTAPPVAAPRVGTPRTARPPSIRTAGQWVRSFHSAPPLAGHLVNHLAYALYLPPAAAASPTGLPLVVMLHGCRQTVESFAAGTRICQLADRAGFAVLLPEQAKTTHPHRCWHWHAHPEHAEAPAVASLVAAVVREHGFDRERVHLAGISAGAGLATVLGIHYPALFAAVGLHSAPVFGAADSTLSAMRIMRNGSHDDPLRLIEASVDLSRYPGMPAIIVHGELDAVVAKRNAEQLSSEFARLNRLVDAEGELRVGEQRTYTRDAADYVDYLKSGRLVVRVCIVRGLGHAWSGGDPREAFHSDKGPDATAMLWDFFRRQRRGST